The sequence TTTCGGTGGTATGTGCATCGCCTTCCGCCTCCTTCCTCATTTTTTCGAGTGATTCCGATGCCGACAAATCTTCGTACTGCCGGAACGCCGCCTCAGGGTCCGTCTTATCGAACTGGCAGACGCCCTGATACGGACAATACGTGCACGGCATATGCTCCTTCAGGCGGTATGGATAGACGCGGGTGTCCCCCGCGAGCATCGCGTCCCCTGCCTGGCCGTGCCGTTTCCGTACGGCGGACCGCAGCATCTGCATGTCATCAGGCGGCAGCACTTTGGAATTCGAGTAGAATGTACCGTCCTTCTTGACCCGGGCCGGAATGATCGAGGAGGACTGTTCGATGCCGCTGTCCATCTCCTTTGCGACGGACAGGTCTTCGAGAACGTAGCCTTTCATCGTGAAGGATTTCATCATTTCCTGCTCGATCGCGTCTTCCGACAATTCCTGGATGCTGCGGATCATCGGGTTGTGCACATGGACGTACAGCATCCCGGCAGGATCCGCCTGCAGCTGGATCCATTCATCGGCATGCTCCAGCGCGACGTCGAGGTACGTCAGCATCTGCAGGGAGAGGCCATAGTAGATTTCCGTCAGGTTGAGCGCCTTGGATGATGATTTATAGTCGACGATCCGGATATACGTCTTGCCGTCGACTTTTGCGGCATCGACCCGGTCAATCCGCCCCCGGAGGTTCATCTGCCCGCCGCGCTTCAGCGGAATTGACAGCGGCGGCATCTGTTCGCCCGGTCCGAACCCGACTTCCACAGCGATCGGCTGGAACGAGGAGGCCGTCGCCTGGCTGCTGAGTGCAGCGATCGTCCTCTGGATGATATGCGTCAGCTTCCGTTTGATGTACATATGCCGGTTGGTCGTCAGCAGGATCCGATGGAAGAAGAACGGTGCGATGCTTTCGACGGCGTCATGGGCGAGACGGAATGTGTCCTGCTTCGTCAGGCCGGCCCAGTTCGCCCCTGTCCTCATCATTTCATCCGACACCCATTTCAGTGCTGCATGGAACAGATCGCCGATCGCCGGCGCTTCCAGAGTGAATTCCGTCCGCTCCCGCAGGCCGAGGCCGTACGACGCAAAATGCTGGAACGGGCAGCTGTAATACGATTCCACGCGCGACACACTGGAATTCAGCGACTCGCCATAGAGGCCCGCCGTGATACCGGGTGCAAGCCGTTCCGTCTCGGTACCTGTCTTCTTCTGGCCGTGAATGCCCGCGAGGATCGAAGACCAGAGCGGATCGTCTTCATAGTAGGCGATGACAGCGCGCCACAGCGGGCTCATGGTGCCATCCGTCCCGAAACTGCGCAGTTGTGCGGAAGCATACGGCAGTGTCGGGCGCGGATGGCTGATGTACGGCCAATCATCCGATCCGTCGGGCAGATCGAGCGGGTCGGCCGCAGCCGGTTCGATCGTTAGCCCTTCGAAAATCTGGCCGAGACGCGGCACGTACAGCGACGGGATGAGCGCTTTGCCAGCTTCGTCCGCGAGCGGATACGTAACCGTCAGCCCTTCTGCGGCCGCTGTGAATGCCCGGTATGCTTTATAGGTTTCATCCATCAGGCGTGTTTTCGCGGAAGGCGCCAGTTCGAAACCAATCGTCCCGATCCATTCACGATCCGCATCGGACAGAAGCCCTTCGTTATCGATCCGCTGCGGCAGGACGCCGTCGTTCACGCCGATTACGAACACTTCGTCGATATTCAGGAACGTCGCCAGGTCGACCGTCATGACCGTCACTTGGTCGAGTGACGGCGGAATGCGGGCGAATTCGAGCGTATCGAATCCTTCGTCGAGCACACGGATCGCTTCTTTTGCAGGCATATCGGCGTCTCCGAACATGAGCACGAACTGGTCGAGCACGTTGATCCACCCGCTCCAGGCCTGTTCGTGTTCCGAAGCGCCGAGAAGCCGGCCGGCCGTTTCCTCTTCCGCCCGGAGGCCGATGATCTTGTCGTAGCCCCGCAAGTCCTCCATGAAGGTGAACAGGGCTTCGGCCGCCTGGCGTCCGTCCTTGGCGCGTTTCAGCCGGCTGCCGAACGTCTCCAGCGGGCCGCGGATCAGATCGCGGACGCTGTGCAGTTCCGCCTGCATGGCAAGTTCTTCATCCGTCTGGACGTCCGTATGCAGCTCAAGGCCCCGGTATTTCTTCACACGCCACCGGTCTTCGTCGAACCAGCGGCGGCCATGGATGCCGTGGGCGAGCACATAGTTCTCCAGACGGTCCGCCCGTTCCCGCCACAGTTTCCGATCTTCGCCGTACGGAAAGAACAGATCCGTCTTGACGGCGCGGAACATCGCCTCGTACGACCAGTTGCCGGTCACCGCTTCGAGCACGGACCGCGTGAACTCGATGAGCGGATGGTGGAGCATCGGTTTCTTGCGGCTGATGAACACCGGAATCTCATAGAGCGGAAAGATCGTTTCGATCAATTCGTCGTAGACATCAGGCTGGCGGTACAGCACGGCGATGTCCTGGTACCGTCTGCCGTTCCGGACGAGCTCCCGGATCGACCGGGCAACGGCATGGAGTTCCGCACGCCGGTCCGCTGCTTCCACGATGCGTACGTCCCCCGCGCTGGTCTGCCGGTCGGCTGGATAGCGGTCGAACTGCGCCTCGAGGTGGCGGACGTCCGGATTCCGGAAACGCCGGGCGTCCGTCAGGCGGAGTTCCGGTTCGATTTCGATGGCCTCGCCTTTCGCGATCTCCGTGATGATCTGCTTCGTGCGCATCGGGCTGTAGAACAGCTCGTGGTCTTCCGCGGTGCCTGCCGCTTCGTCCGTCGGCAGGGCGATGTTGACCCGTTTGGCGTATTTCAGCAGCTCCCGGATGATTTCGTGTTCCCGGTTCGTCAGCAATTCGAAGCCGTCTATGTAGATATCCGCCTCCCGGATATACTCCGAGAACCGGATCTGCTCCGTCAGCATCGCCAAATGCCCTTCGCTGTCGACATAGCCCGCGCCGAGCCGCTCTTCGACTTTTCCGAGCAGCAGGGACAGATCCCCCGCTTTGTCGATCAGGGACCGGGGCGCATCGGCTGCCGTCAATTCGCTGTTGAGCTGTGTCAGTGCTGTGTGATCGAGACAGTAGCGGCTGAATTCCTTCAGAACGCCCTCGACCTGCTCGGTGAAGCCGCGCTTGTCCGCCGCCTGCCGGAACAGCGTGAACTCATCCTTATTCTCTTCCAGCACGCTCCGGATCAGCATCCGGTAGCCGAACGCGTCCACTTCCCGGCGTGTGATGCCGCCGGTCTCCTGCAGAATGCGCCAGGCGAGCCGCTTGAACGTCAGTACCTGTGCACGCACCATCCCATGGAGACCGAACCGTGAGGAGAGACTGTGCTCCATCGAGAACGACATCTGATCGGGCACGATGAGGATGATCGGCGCGCCGAGCGGGTCTTCCCGCAGCGCTCCGGCGATCTCCTGCTCGATCGTATACGTCTTGCCTGTTCCTGAACGTCCTGTTATCATGCGCAGCGTCATGAGCCCGCCCCCTTGTCAGTCTGATAGTTCAATTGTAATCGTTTTGCCTGGAAGAATCAAAGCGGAGTGTGTGATTTTACGAATGAATGTTCGTATTATTTTACAGAGAGCAGGCGGGTATCGGACAGTTCGCGCGGGGTATCGGTCACCTCGCGCAATTTATCGGACAGATGGCCTGAACTATCGGACACTTCACTTGAGTTATCGGACACATCACCGAATTTATCGGCATCCGGATATAATTCAAAGGACTGGCTTGGGCTCGCTTCGCTCGTTTCCTGTCAGGCCCGCCGTGCGCTCGGTATCGGACAGTTGGCCGCAAGTATCGGACACTCCGCCGAATTTATCGGCAGCCGGACACAATCCCTCTCTACATCCGGCCATACAAAAACGCCCCGCCGACGCGGAGCGCTGCAACTTCAGTCGTCTTCCCAATGCTTATGGCCGTCCCATTCGCGCGCGTGGTTTTCCACCCGCTTGTTGACCCGTTTCTCCCACCATTTGCCGGCGAGCCAGAGGATGAGGATTACTACCCCGACAATGGCTGTCCGGATCGGCTGGGTGAAGAGTGCCCGGATGTCGTAGCCGACGAAACTGATCATGAACACCATGACGAACTTCCCTGCCATGAGGATGGCGAGGTAGTAGGTCTTCTTCATGTTCGACAGCCCGGCGACGAGGTTTACGAGTGCGGACGGAGTGAACGGGAAGCAGATGAACAGGAAGAGCGGGCCGAACCCATTGCTCTCCACCCAGACGATCAGCTTTTTCACCCGCTTGTGCCGGGTGATGAAATTCAGCAGGCGGCTGCGGCCGTACTTCCGGATGATCAGGAACACCATATAGGAGCCGACGACCGTCCCGCTCCACGACAGCAGAAAGCCCAGGATGACGTGGTAGGCGGCAATGTTTGCGAATACGAAAACGAACAGCGGCAGGAACGGCAGGAACGATTCGATGAACGGCAAAAGAAAGCCGATCGCCGGACCGAATGCCCGATACTGCTCTGTCAGTTCGATGATTTTGTCTACCGTGAACCATTCCTGCATCCGTGATTCCCCCTGAGTACGTCACTATTCGGAAAACGTGCAAAGATTCCGTCTTGTCCTATGTATAGAATATAGTATAATCACTAGTATTGACCACTGAACAGAAAGCGGGGTTGCAAGATGCACCAATCGGAATTCAGCAAAGGCCTGCGGGCCGGTCTCAGCATCGGCATCGGCTACTTCCCCGTTGCGCTCACATTCGGCCTGCTTGCGAAGACAGGCGGCCTCTCGCTGCTCGAAGCGACTGCGATGAGCATCTTCGTGTTCGCCGGCGCTGCCCAATACATATCGCTCAGCCTGCTCGCCCATGCCGTCGATCCATTCATGATCGTCGTCAACACGTTCATCGTCAACATCCGCCATTTCCTGATGTCCGCGTCGCTCAATGAAAAGATGCACACGGCTCCGAAACCGGTGAAAGCTGCGGTCGCATTCGGTGTCACGGACGAAACGTTCTCGGTCATCGCGACCAGCAAAGAGGACAAAGTCACGAGCGCCCGTGCATTCGGTGTCATCGCCGTCGCGTATGGCAGCTGGGTCGGCTTCACAGCTGCCGGCCACCTCATCGGGGACATCCTGCCG comes from Sporosarcina trichiuri and encodes:
- a CDS encoding AzlC family ABC transporter permease; the protein is MHQSEFSKGLRAGLSIGIGYFPVALTFGLLAKTGGLSLLEATAMSIFVFAGAAQYISLSLLAHAVDPFMIVVNTFIVNIRHFLMSASLNEKMHTAPKPVKAAVAFGVTDETFSVIATSKEDKVTSARAFGVIAVAYGSWVGFTAAGHLIGDILPPFLQAAMSIALYALFVALLVPSMKGSRKIVLLAAASAILSCIFYYTELLSTGWSILVSTLIAAIVIELLYVKTGRSPVPPLEKEGI
- a CDS encoding TVP38/TMEM64 family protein, encoding MQEWFTVDKIIELTEQYRAFGPAIGFLLPFIESFLPFLPLFVFVFANIAAYHVILGFLLSWSGTVVGSYMVFLIIRKYGRSRLLNFITRHKRVKKLIVWVESNGFGPLFLFICFPFTPSALVNLVAGLSNMKKTYYLAILMAGKFVMVFMISFVGYDIRALFTQPIRTAIVGVVILILWLAGKWWEKRVNKRVENHAREWDGHKHWEDD
- the addB gene encoding helicase-exonuclease AddAB subunit AddB; its protein translation is MTLRMITGRSGTGKTYTIEQEIAGALREDPLGAPIILIVPDQMSFSMEHSLSSRFGLHGMVRAQVLTFKRLAWRILQETGGITRREVDAFGYRMLIRSVLEENKDEFTLFRQAADKRGFTEQVEGVLKEFSRYCLDHTALTQLNSELTAADAPRSLIDKAGDLSLLLGKVEERLGAGYVDSEGHLAMLTEQIRFSEYIREADIYIDGFELLTNREHEIIRELLKYAKRVNIALPTDEAAGTAEDHELFYSPMRTKQIITEIAKGEAIEIEPELRLTDARRFRNPDVRHLEAQFDRYPADRQTSAGDVRIVEAADRRAELHAVARSIRELVRNGRRYQDIAVLYRQPDVYDELIETIFPLYEIPVFISRKKPMLHHPLIEFTRSVLEAVTGNWSYEAMFRAVKTDLFFPYGEDRKLWRERADRLENYVLAHGIHGRRWFDEDRWRVKKYRGLELHTDVQTDEELAMQAELHSVRDLIRGPLETFGSRLKRAKDGRQAAEALFTFMEDLRGYDKIIGLRAEEETAGRLLGASEHEQAWSGWINVLDQFVLMFGDADMPAKEAIRVLDEGFDTLEFARIPPSLDQVTVMTVDLATFLNIDEVFVIGVNDGVLPQRIDNEGLLSDADREWIGTIGFELAPSAKTRLMDETYKAYRAFTAAAEGLTVTYPLADEAGKALIPSLYVPRLGQIFEGLTIEPAAADPLDLPDGSDDWPYISHPRPTLPYASAQLRSFGTDGTMSPLWRAVIAYYEDDPLWSSILAGIHGQKKTGTETERLAPGITAGLYGESLNSSVSRVESYYSCPFQHFASYGLGLRERTEFTLEAPAIGDLFHAALKWVSDEMMRTGANWAGLTKQDTFRLAHDAVESIAPFFFHRILLTTNRHMYIKRKLTHIIQRTIAALSSQATASSFQPIAVEVGFGPGEQMPPLSIPLKRGGQMNLRGRIDRVDAAKVDGKTYIRIVDYKSSSKALNLTEIYYGLSLQMLTYLDVALEHADEWIQLQADPAGMLYVHVHNPMIRSIQELSEDAIEQEMMKSFTMKGYVLEDLSVAKEMDSGIEQSSSIIPARVKKDGTFYSNSKVLPPDDMQMLRSAVRKRHGQAGDAMLAGDTRVYPYRLKEHMPCTYCPYQGVCQFDKTDPEAAFRQYEDLSASESLEKMRKEAEGDAHTTETR